catggagatgactgaggcatgaagacagcctgaatatcgatTGGGAACAGTGGAATTGTTCACCCTAGCctacttaaactttgtctgggattgcacttctacagccaggttgttgatataaataaaaagtaacaagacacttatgtgtaaagtttccctcccccctctattgtgtttgtagcctagcttataaTGTttagttgagctgttgggaaaacgttacgaacttgtagcctgggtgaacctaaacgaacctgttagcaaatatgtagcaaacagatttttcagaataattaccaatcacatttcacatgtcaaataaagccggctgatATCTGATAAATGGGTCCGTACCGCACACAATATCGCATATGATAAGCAGgtctggaacacgtcagtaacacagagTATCATAtggaactgggccagtcttagcccttattggcaccagatccgtcaaacggatctagaccaattttggaccgatgtgcgtttggacgccggatcaggtccattatgcagataCTTGCTGGTAGGTGTGGCCTAGTTCCGTCCCTGTGTATttttgctatctgggcagtCTTACTGTGTGGTGCTTGATCCACTGTATCCAATGACAGTTACTGTGCTATTTGGTGATGTGTCTATATTGCACACATCTTATAGATGATGTGGGCTTGGATAAAGCATAAAAGAAAGCATGAAAAACATTAGAGACAGCTGCAGGTGTTTCATTCAACCAGACCTGgtaatatttttttcatttctgaTTTATTCACAAGGCCTACTGTTAATAACACATTGTTGCTCTGGGGTGGGGTATTATTGGTAACAAAAACAGGCAGTCTCTTGTTACAAAGAAATAGATGACATAAACTACATTATAATTTAAGCCATTGTGGTTGACAACTTGGCACTGATGAGAAATTCCACAAGCCTGGCTGACCAAGATATGGTAattacttgaatttccccttggggatcaataaagtatctatctatctatgtatctatctatctacttagTTTACTTAAGGCAGGTGAAAAGGGTGACAATAATCAATGGAGTTGAGTTCTTGTTGTCTTTATTTGGAAAGGGACTGAAAAATGGATAGATTGTCTCATTAAAAGAGACATCTTTAAAAGAGTAGATAGGAGTCCATCTGTCTGCATCATAAAAAGAGACAAAACCTGCCTCATAATCCACAAACACTCCAACCCTCTCTGGCTTTTCTTTGAGTGTGAGGACAACAGAGGGACCAGCTAGTGCTTTATATATGTCATCTCTCAGCCATATTGTCCAGTATCCAGTCAGGGGACTTGCTTTAATGCTTCCCTTTCTGTTAATGGACTCTCTGGCTACCCCTAATATCCATGCAGTCTTTCCACTGATCTGCACCTCATAGTAAAATCTACCAGAGGTGAAGCCCTGCTTtccaaggacacagacaacaggaTCAAAGCGCTCAGGGTTGTCAGGGAGGTTCTGTCGTATGTCAACATGCCACACTCGTTTCCCATCAGCAGACAGGATGAGGTTGTTTTCGGCTGTATCAGGATCCAGAGATACATCGACTGCAAGAGTGCAAAAGCACACAGATTAAAGTTCAGTAAGGGAACAGCCATATCGGACATGTTGCTTCTGTTAACTTCAATGGAGTGATCCCTGACCAAATGATATTGAGAATACTTTTAtcacacatacccacatacTGTGCCATTTCCATCTCTGTTAGAAAAGGAAGAACATGTTTAGTACTTTAGTATTTCCCTCATTTATTGGACATTGAATCTAATGCTCAACATATAAACATGACAGCATCTATTTGCACTGAGATACACATAGCATTGGCCACCCAATGACGCTATTTTCCaccaataaataaattaataagggaaaacaaacacaagtgcacAATTTCAAAAATCCTTCAGGAACCATTGAAAAACAATGTGGGATGAGAATATTTAAGTAAGGGTGGCCTGCAGTAAGCACTATATAAGAttttatatctatatataaagcaagaagcgtctgtgtgtctgtatgtctgtggtaCGCATATCTTGCTGACCATTTGTCAGACTGACCTAAGATTTCGTATGTGGCTCGCGTGTGGCATAAAGATGTGCACTCTtgattttgaagatttttgaatgcatatttcaaaatatgcttatttacgtaggacgtttatcgctgcactgcactgtttccAATGGGACTAGTTTCAGGGGAGCTCCACCCCATGGATCGTGTACTGACAGGTCTCACTTTGATGATAGTCAATCGCAATTTAAAAAACGGATTACTCGGGAACCGCTTGTGGGTTAAGATGCAAGACGAttaacatgtctgacctcaacaataaagactccctgtatgcagtttgcttgcataaaattattacgcggattttgcaacaacacgccaacaaacacgggtatgtagtgaccactcaaaataaaagtatgtgcaataaactgacgcttcgaatagcccaggctactttggacttgagactttgactaaacaaacgacaattccgactgcaaggtcccaaattcaCATCATTGCAAATTTTAAacaatgatgcatcattccacaaaatggtttgtcttcagtATTAGGAAGTTATTCAGTAAGCTTAATACACatttagccttaactcaaaacagttgttaggcttatgtcattctgatctgtagaaatgtcacatgcagccatgccaaAATGTATTACACATGTATTAGAGgccacattaattataggctaatatattataatattcagtattcattattgaatgcttataaAGCTGAAATTATGTTTTCCaaatcatcctatttttaaagcaggcatacctgtgggcatgtaattgggctacgggttttcttcaggaatggcatgtttgaacgggcactgctctagtatatactgtataatctTACATAGTGCTTACTGCAATTTGATTTGGACAAAAGCTTCTGCTAAATAGCTTACAGTTAACTTTACAAGTAGTGAGCAAGCTCAGTATATTTGTGGATGTCCTGGGAAAATGCAATTTTAACCAGAAGCAGATTTAATAACATCTCAACACTCACTCGGATGACAAAGTCTCTTCTGTAGTTTCTTATTCTCAtcagccactgtgttgaatctGTCCTGTAAGAAGGATTTCTCTCTAGTTAAGTTGTTACATCTAACCTGTAATTGGGAAATGTCCCTTGTCAGGAGGCTGTATCTGTTCTGTAACATCTCTATTTCCCTAGTCAGATTATAAGACATGGTTTTTATCTGATTGGTCTCTGTAGGTGTTTTGAGTAGCAGTCCTATGATGGTGGCCACCAGCAGACCACAAAGTAGCCCCAGACACGCCACAGCACACTTGTAACGTCCTGGGAGAGAAGAAATGTAATTATATGCCTAGTAGGTCTAATGAGAAATAAGAGAAATCAAGTGAAATATTCATATTTACCAAGTTGAAGACTGTTTGGCTCTCGCTTGTTCTGTTTAGACTCATTGGAAACCACATAGATATGTTTTCcttcattttgttttgtctcTTCATAAATGTTTTCAGACAATTCCATTCTTCTCTTGTTGTTGTCTGACAGTAAATCCGGTCTGCTCTGGCTTCAAGGCAGAATAACTTGCAGCTGAAAATGTTgaaaaaggaaataaaaagTCACACTTTCTTATGAAAGTAATGCATTTTGTGTTGGCCCACCACTGCAAATGTGGAGAGATGGTGACAAAGCATGTCCAATTTCCCGGATTTTCTGGACCATTGGCATACACAATACCAAAATGCCATTCCAGATGACCTGTTAATTTGCTGGTCAATTACCAAGAGGGTCTACAGAGCCCCAGAAGGGACATACAGGGGGGGATATCCATGagttgaaaaaaatatatattttgcaaTATATCACAAAGTTGTCATTTATAGGAAGCTTTTCCAAATACTCCCATGTCAGCTCGGCAACATAGAAACCACAATAATAGAGTACACAGACCTGTAAAACAGGACAGGGCCAGACTGCAACGAACAATTAAGGCTGCAGAGAAGAACATTGGAACTGACCTTCCCTCAATCCAGGACCTGTACCagtccagggtcaggaaaagggCAACAAAAATCTCTGCGGACCCCTCACATCCTGGTCACAAACCTTCAACCTCCACCTCTGGTAGGCGATACAGGGCACTGTTCGGCAAAACCACCCAACACAAAGACACCAGACACAAACCCTAGGAAAAACACCCTAACCCCAAGCAGTCACTCTGTTGACCACTCAGAAACAGCCCCCACCCTTACACTGAACAAAGTCAATCATCACTGTTCTGCTCACCTACATGTACCTCATGTAtatttagggcccgagcactgaagggcgcaaggccctattgtttttgcaaggattattattagggtaaggctatttgcacccctggtacaattagcagtgtatgctattcgtaccctggtgcaataagaagtgaattctattcgtaccccggtgcacacaggaatgtgtcctattagtacccgtctggtacaaatatcaatgtatgctattcgtaccccggtgcacacagcaatgtgtcctattagtaccccgtctggtacaaatatcaatgtatgctattcgtaccccggtgcacacagcaatgtgttctattagtacctcgtctggtacaaatatcagtgtatgctattcgtaccccggtgcacacagcaatgtgttctattagtacctcgtctggtacaaatatcagcaagcaacatgttttttgttgttgtaacAGAGTGTGAaaagctcagctgtgtaatagacactctgaataaggtatgctgtttgcatcaatgtacagttagaagtggatgctattcgtaccctggtgtttatagtactgcatgctatttacaccctggtgcatgaactagctaattgttgcaatcaaaacttctgtttgagaaccgatttcttgttcaaattgcgcgccttctctccagagatgttggtacacatgcacactcactctgccaaaacgcaTCAGACGGGAATCGAACCCTGTTCTCCAGCATGCCAGCCCGTGCttgtgaccactgcactatctgctATCTGTTTTAAGGGGTTGAGGTTTGCAGgcaaacttatagtttataggcctgaacgtcatattcacgaaatGTCTGTTAGTTagcaaactgacggttgtatgtgttcactgaacaaagattatgaaaataaaacacaacttttccatctcaaatttaatttgaacagatattagtgctgaaaccgttcagaattcttcactttct
The sequence above is a segment of the Alosa sapidissima isolate fAloSap1 chromosome 2, fAloSap1.pri, whole genome shotgun sequence genome. Coding sequences within it:
- the LOC121700395 gene encoding zinc-binding protein A33-like — protein: MELSENIYEETKQNEGKHIYVVSNESKQNKREPNSLQLGRYKCAVACLGLLCGLLVATIIGLLLKTPTETNQIKTMSYNLTREIEMLQNRYSLLTRDISQLQVRCNNLTREKSFLQDRFNTVADENKKLQKRLCHPKMEMAQYVVDVSLDPDTAENNLILSADGKRVWHVDIRQNLPDNPERFDPVVCVLGKQGFTSGRFYYEVQISGKTAWILGVARESINRKGSIKASPLTGYWTIWLRDDIYKALAGPSVVLTLKEKPERVGVFVDYEAGFVSFYDADRWTPIYSFKDVSFNETIYPFFSPFPNKDNKNSTPLIIVTLFTCLK